The Dictyoglomus sp. NZ13-RE01 sequence TTCCCAATGTTGGATCAATAGTTCTATTTTCAACAACCTTTACGGGTACTGGCAATGCTCCTGCTCTAAGTAGTATTGCTAACTTTTGTGCCTCATCCAAGGTAAATTTTCCTGTTATTACTCCAACACCTTGTGTAATTGCATCTTTAATTATTGGACTGGATATTACTTTTCCATCAAGAACAATAATTACAGGCTTTCCTATATTTTTTGATGTGAAATCGGCAAAGATTTTTGCGCCTTCAGGAGTCATTTCAACCCTTACTTGAGGCTGACCCAACTGATCAAATTCAACTCTTGCATCTTTCAAGGCGGATCCAGTTAGTATTGTTTTTTCGTGTTCATCTTTAAATTCTAACAATGCAGTTTGACCTATTATCTCTAAAGCTCTTTCTGGATCCTTTATTCCTGGCAATTCAACAACTATTCTATCCGCACCCTCCCTATATAAAGATGGTTCTGTAACACCTAATTGGTCGATTCTATTTCTAATTACTTCAATGGTTCTTCGAACTGCATCATCTGTTATTTCTACATTAGGTGCTTTTTGGCATTGCAAAGTTACTCTAATACCACCTTTTATATCAAGTCCTAATCTAAATGGATAAGTTAAAAGAATCCATAAAGCAACAGCAGAAACAATAACAATAAAAGCAGTTTTATACTCTGATCGAATATTCATAATTTTTTATCTCCCCTTTCTCTAATTATTATTCCTTAAGTTTATATGCTACACCTTCACGAACCATTTCAATAATTATTCCCTTTCCAAAAGATACCTGCAATATTTTAGTTTGCTTATTTACTGCAACAATCTGTCCTATTAATCCACCTTTTGTTACTATTTTATCTCCAGCCTTTAAAGATTCCAACATTTCTTGCCTTCTTTTTTCTTCTCTTCTTTGAGGGA is a genomic window containing:
- the secD gene encoding protein translocase subunit SecD, yielding MNIRSEYKTAFIVIVSAVALWILLTYPFRLGLDIKGGIRVTLQCQKAPNVEITDDAVRRTIEVIRNRIDQLGVTEPSLYREGADRIVVELPGIKDPERALEIIGQTALLEFKDEHEKTILTGSALKDARVEFDQLGQPQVRVEMTPEGAKIFADFTSKNIGKPVIIVLDGKVISSPIIKDAITQGVGVITGKFTLDEAQKLAILLRAGALPVPVKVVENRTIDPTLGKDTMESAYKAGIIGGILVILFMLIVFRLLGLVADIALILYVILDLAALKLIGATLTLPGIAGIILSIGMAVDANCLIFVRMREEFEKRKTPMASLDAGFRNALRAIIDSNVTTILGALILFYFGTGPVRGFAVTLSIGVALSMFTAITVTRTLLENLLQLPFLRKATKLIGF
- the yajC gene encoding preprotein translocase subunit YajC, encoding MDQNTGSLISLLIVWGVVIAIFYFIAIVPQRREEKRRQEMLESLKAGDKIVTKGGLIGQIVAVNKQTKILQVSFGKGIIIEMVREGVAYKLKE